The genomic segment TTCTTTTAAGAGATAGGTTAGCTAGGTAGCTAAATCTTGCCATCCTGTAGATATTCTTAACTTATTTCGCCACCAAGTTAGCTGATTATGTGCTCTGGTTTCGCAGCCATGCGTGAAACCAAGGAGGCCTTGGAAAACGTGAGTGTGTCCCTGCAAGTGCTGCAGGAGGCCACAGGCAAGCTGGAATTCAACCTGAGCCTGGTCCGGGCCAACATCAAGTACTCCCTCAATGACCGCGGTTGCCATGACGAGGAGTCGGACGCCACCTCGGCTCAGCTGTGCCGGGGCATCCGCCAGTCGCTGGAGCAGCTGCACATCAGCGCCAACTTCACACGGGTACCACTTATACACGgccaaaagattttttttttttttaatgtgattcatcagtttatgtattatttattatttaagtacttcacaaaatatttataacatttttaagtacattaagtacatttattattatggtGATTGATGAATTATTTCTTATGTTTTATTCatcttttgtacttttttttttaaatacaatttattgtcatttatatacaatatttcaagcaatgtttttttttttaactcattcactgccattgacggctataaacaaaaataaaaaaaataaaataattgaagctatttctattagtttaacatttttttccacttttgctaacaagagtatgaaaacctagaatttttttcaacattgacgtcatattattttgtgtttatataacaaaaaaaagtttatacaaAAATAAGTCCAGTTTTTGCGTGCTTTTTTTTAGTACGTCAATGGATGTCTGATTGAATACATAGTTATCTCACAACTGACTGACTCTATTTTTTATCCGTTGCAGCTTCCCAACGTGAACTCTCAGCTAGAGAAGATGAACGACGTGTTAAAAACGGACCTCAGCGCCGTCGTCGACAAGGTGAACGGAAAGTCTTCATTTTATTGCTTATTTgggttcaaagcaaacatggtgcatcagcatttagctgttatgctgcacgggAACGGAATAAACTGCCAACAAAACTGATGTTAaccttaagtgtttttttgttttttttttcatttaaatgtcttcaattcttttgcctttaaatgtttgttttcatctttgaatGTTGTACGTTAACTAtatgaagcacattgagttagcTTGTTTATGCTATGTGctgtaaataaagctgccttttTGTCACCTCTTTTAGGGTTACACATCCTTGAACGACACGCCTTACATGGTTATGGTACAGACCCGAGCTGTTGTTGACAGTaagtattaaaacaaaaaagtgtcagaagtggggatctattttttataaatatgacTTCTTATTTTGCTGTCCACTAAAACAATTGCATTTTGCTTTCATTGAAACTGCGTCAGGGTTGCAGAGTTTGGTGGACGACATCGGCGGCAACGTGGGCAACCTGTCCAAAGTGTTGCCCGTGCGCAACTCCTTGTCCAACTTCACCATCTTCATCAGCCACGTCCACGCCAAGATCGAGGACCAGTACCCTGAAATTGACAAGCTGGACTTCTACAGGTCAGATCACTACATGTAGAATATCACCTGAATTTAACAGGAATTTCATTCAAATACAGACAATGTAACATTTGCATCGCTTTACTTTAAAAATAGACCAAATGCGTGGTGACGTGTGCATGTTGCAATTAAAAGATCCAATTTCCATGTGCGTTGCGTGTGCGTGCGGCGTCAGGTGGACGAGCTGCGTGGCTTTGTGCTGCATGCTGGTGCTGGTGCTGGCCTTCAACTACCTGGGCCTGCTGTGCGGCACGCTGGGATACGACAAGCACGCCTCGCCCACTACGCGAGGCTGCATCTCCAACACGGGAGGCACCATGCTCATGGCGTAAGGAGCCCCACTTCTGATACCACCCCGAAAAGTAGCtttgttgaaaataaacatAAGAACTTTCTTAAAAAAGAATAAGTGGATCCTACTTccgacacttaaaaaaaaaactgttaaaggTTGAACTCCACTTCTTCCACCGGTTCTCAAAATATAATATTGACATACCTCAAAGCCACGTTTTACAAAGTAAAAGTAGTTTACCACTTCtgacaaaaatattgttttattggtCATAAAAATACCAAcccttacatttttaaaattggccCCCACTTCTGAAACCACTtccaaaaagaaacaaaaaataggTTGTTAAAACTTGACCCTCttgtctgacaaaaaaaatatgtttcatgggcatatttttttaatctaaagaaAGTGGATCTCTACTTCTGTCATTCCCACTTtttacagtggaaaaaaaaaaaagcttaattgGACAGACATTaagccaatttttttaatggatgcccatttttttaccccaaaaaaaagaaagaaagaaatactgttaaattattatgatattattataaattaaaacaCTGCTGACACTGACACaatttctgacaaaaaaaattatattaggtgtaaaaaaagaaaagaaaaggaacaataataaaaatgggttCCCACTTCTGTTACTATtaccaacaaaaacaagatggacATGATAATTAACCATatctaaataaaacatttttttttaagtttccctcaTCAAAAACTGGCTTTGTTGGACGCTAAAATAAGAaaccatatttttaaaaatgggttCACATTTCTGACGCCACTTTTAACAAATAAGTTGTATTATTGCGCATAGAAATAAgaagctcattaaaaaaaaattgcccttgCTTCTGACACCATTTTGGagccatatatatatttttaagtttctacttttaacacatttttaaaaaggtggATCCCGCTTCTGACAAAAGCTGATTTTGTTGGACGTAAATATgataaacttattttttttaatgggtccTCACTTCTGACACCACTTATAACAAATAAGTTATATTATTGGGCATAGAAATAAGAAgcccatttaaaaatgttgcccCTGCTTCTGACACCATttttgacaagaaaaataaaaacaagaaaaaaaagccaaaaacaatTTAACCGTTGTGAAATAAAACTTCAATGAATCACATCTATGCATTGTCTTTGACAGagaaaagtgttgttgtttttttaactgatatatatatatataatgaaaatcaaacaatgtaaaatgattgatattattttgttaagacgatgatgatgatgatgaagatgatggttgTAATACGTCTTGTGGTCCCCAGCGGCGTGGGCTTCAGCTTCATCTTCTCCTGGCTTCTGATGGGCCTGCTgaccgccatcttcctgctggGCGGCAACATGGAGAAGCTGGTCTGCGAGCCCTTTCACACCAAGGAACTCTTCAAGGCCAGTCATCGAGTGACCAATCAACACGACCGTATTTAACGCCGTTGGTCAACGCCTTTCACTAACACTCAACGCTTGCGACTGGTCTTCAGGTGGTGGACGCTCCGTACCTGGTGAATCCCGAGTGGAGGAACTTCATCCCGGGTTACTTGTACAACGACTCGGAGCTGGAGCTCACAGCAGAGAGCTTGTACAGGTGACAATCTGGATtggtcatttttaaatataaaaatatacgcGGCATGTTTGTAACGGATTGGATGAAATGGCTTCTTGTATTTGCGTCTGCGGCTAATCCAAACTTCCTGTCCAGAGAGAATGTGCGTGTCATGCACTTCCTGTCATGTTCACTAGGTGGCAGCAAACGCTTAGGCTAACAATTCCACTTTTGTGTCTGCAGCACttgcaaagaaaacaaaggcATCTACTCGGCCCTGCGCTTGGACAAAGTTTTCAACGTCTCGTCTTTCCTCAACGTCACCATGGTCAGTGAAGGCAACACGAACTCTggatgttttgatttgttttatttttaactgattttatttattttttttaatcatcatgaACACGTGGCCTGGAGATctctttaatttaataatttaataagtGAAGATAATaatacatgatgatgatgataattcaGATAAAACCTTTCAAGAGatgttatataatattttaatttaattgtcaCTGTTCctaatttgttattattatacacgctactaaaactgaaaaataactagagtaaaaaaaattttttaaataagtgacaataaaaataaaaatgtaaaataaaataaatatgtaaaaaaaacaaaaacaatatctgCCTCCCCCATCTGCAATTGACAAAATCAACAATATTTCGCTTCGTTGCGATGGCCTTGTTCTCTCTCCAGTTCACAAAAGACGTAGCGACACTTCTGAACAACGTGAAAATCGACCTGAGAGGAGTCATCCTACTGGAAGCGGAGGGCAAGCAGAACCTTCTGGATTTCTCCGAGGCGGGCCTATCGGAAACCAACTACGCAGATTACCTGGAAGAGGTGACACATTTGACACAAAATAAGATTCATAGCTTTTctttttgaccaaaaaaatgcTGTGCACATTCCTCCAATGGATCTCAAAGTTAATTCTGTGTAAATGAAGTGTCACTAAAGCAGTGGAAATGTGATTTTCTCTCCTGCAGGTCAACAAAGGAGTCACAGTGGTGGACCTGCTCGCGTTTGCCAAAGAGCTGGAAGCCCAGACAGACCTGATGGTATTTCACGCCACGCTCCATTTGTctgtttatttcaattattcatGTTTAATACGCCTCCGCCGCAGCGTCGCTGCCAGGCCTGGCGGGGCACAAAACATGTTTGCAAATCAACACCTACTAATACTAGTACTTaataacaaagtacaaatacttttttttttatgttatcaaAACGTTTATTGAATAtaacagagtaaaaaaaatatatatattatatatatatatatatataaaataaaataaaaaatatttgttgtttttgtgtccaagccccaattttttttaaaaatcaaggtAATTACTCATGTActcgtttattttattttattttacatacagtatttttttttttttttatattttcaaaaatatttcttaCAGTTTCTACTTTCACACTGtattaatactactactacattaCTACCTCTAACACTATAACGCGTGTAACaaagtgtgtattttttgtgtgtgtttgtgtgatccAGCCTCGAGGTCGTTTGCAAACATCTCTGAAAGGTCACGCGGGCACCGTGCGCCAGATCCACAGCCAGCAGGTCGTCCCCATGCAGCAGGCCATGGTAACGCCACGCCCACTTTCCGCCTCCATTTGCAGCCCCTCCCTCTTTCATTCATTTCTGTTGACATTTCACTCGATCCAATTAGCCATTTGTTCCAATTTACGTCTGTATGCTTGTTTTCTACTTTCACCGACAAGAAATATGTTAGAGCCAGGGTAAGCGCTTTTGCTCGTTATTTTGTTACTTTGTGCAATGTGGTTGCCATGTTTCCAACAAGTGGTGCAGGTAGCATTTAAGGCAGCAATGAATATTAGCaatatagtgattttttttttttgattattattttttttttcccgctgcTGACATATGTACacttgtttgtgtatttgttgtGTAATACTGCTTTTGTGCTTGGCGGAGGTAAAACAAGTGATGCTGAACTGCACTGCTTGATGtaaactatggaggaccaaaactgccaaataaaaaaaaataataataaaataaaatactaaataaataaatgaatgaataaaagtgaaaataaaaacagatataagaaatatatatatatatatatatatatatatatatatatatatatatattttttttttttttttttttatactatataaaagtaaaaataaatacaagattaaaaaaaataaaataaaatataaaaataaatacaaaaataaatacaaaaataaatatataaatagaattcaatatcaatcaataaataaaaaactaacatttatttatttcatgctgcagacgctctgtcaggttgaaatgttattcaaatgagggggcggtcttaagcgtgttttgggttgggcTTCGCTGttgcaaatattattattatataaaatattattatttatttttaattatatttttataaccatttttattttcactttaattcatttattttgtcattcatttatttttaattttggcagttttggtcctccatagtaaaCAGGTTATTAGGCACACCTGGAAAAATGTATCTCGTTTTAGAGGATACAGTCACAGTGTGCAATGTGTgtagaatgtgtgtgcgtgtgagtgtgtatatcCTTCAAAGCAGTGACTCCCATCCACAACTGTTTCAGAAAATTGTAATTTACATAATGTATCTCAAATTCTCATTacttgttgaaatgaatggaaatgtcattaatgtgTTTCattgcaccccaaaaaatgaagATTAGAATACAATGTAAAGAATCATGACCTTCCAATGGGCATGGTGCTACTCATTCTGTTGGCCACCAGGGGGGAGTATAATGCATGCAGATGAAACACAGAAGAAGACCGTCTCAACTAAGCTACAATaaatattagttgtttttcgcAGAGGATAGAAAAATGTCAGCATTATAGTTTGTTTACATGCGTTAGTTAGTAAGTTAATTAAAGGTTTCACATTACTGCAGCATTGACGCTACTTTTCTTAGCCCGTCAATGACGTtttacattgtgtgttagcgttaagctagcagaTCTGCTAAACTGTTGCTGGTTGTGAAGCTCTGATCACCATGTAGCAtcctttacaatttttttttgcttgaaaataataataataatatgtagaggtaaaatgttatatattttcTGTAAGGTTTTTAGGTTGTGTACCGTGAGATTAGTTTCAAGTAAAATGTGTCTTGGTTGGGAAGCACTTTTTGAAGGTGTGGTATTGAAGGACTTTGTGACCAAAATGCCAACAAGCATCCACTTACAAAAACagtttgacattttgctttCCTTCTCTTTGAAAGGGAAGGTcgcatattttatttatgcgTCAAAACCACCTGAAGTCGAGGCCTTCGCCTCAATTAATCACCTGTTGCATCATCCATTTATTTATggaaagattattttttttcaatctatcCATTTTATACAtggcgcttgtcctcattagctGGAACCAGGTGACAAATCACCCCAATCACAACCCTAATGTGGTTGCTCAACTTTAAGGCTGTTTTCATTTTGGAGCACAATCCTTCTGCATGTGTGACGTGATAAAATGTGTTCACGTTTGAGCGTGTATCATTTCTGctgagcagaggtggcaaatccaggtccaggaagtaaaaaccctgccgcagtttggctttagccccaggtgctagctagctagctcccatggtgctcgtttaccttttatggagttagctagctagcatcaggggctaaagccaaactgtggcagggtttttactttctggacctggatttgccacctctgctgctGAATCATCGTGATCCGGGTGAAACtcccattttgacattttagcccTGTTGCTCTATGACTGTCCgttgtgttttgtttccctTGAAGAGCTCCTTGAACCAGAGCATGAGGTTCCTGGAGAGAACTGCATCAGACCTGCCAgtaagtcaaccataaacacaGTCACAAGAGACAAATTTTAGTCCTTTCAATGCTAAAAGTTACTTGATACCATCCAAGAGTCTAATCAACTCAACAGGAGAGAGCTAGCTATAAGCTAACATGGCCTATATGTTAGCTCAGTGATCCTTCTTGTcaaacaatacaaacaaacagatACGCAAAACTAGTGACAAGAGATTCAAATTAAAGTGCatagtaaaaaatataaaaataatgagGAAACTCCAACAGAAATGGGAACTAGCTAGAAGCTAACATAGCACTTTTCACTCaaacattcatccattttcggTAAGCTGCAATTAAAAGTCTTATCAAGCCAATGAgaagaaaaccaggaagtagaaaattaccaaaataaaacaaacaacagaagCAATTATAACCAAAGCGGGCATTAAGtcaaagaaaaagccaaacacacGACTGaatctcatgtttttttttgtccacagaACAAAGTCTTAGCCATACTAGATGCCATCAACGCAGCCCAGTATCTCATCTCCCAGAATGCAACACACCTTATTAACCGGGTACCGACACAACTCCCATTACAGACGCATGATATTTCATATTCAAataatttctcattttgaaTTATTGTTTCCCCTTTCAGGAAAGTGCAAAATACACATCAACCATTGTGGGTTACTTCCATCAATACGCAGAGTGGGTCAAGACAGCTGTAAGTCGCAACACTGTAATAACACATTAATAATATGTAATAACGTTACTTTTATGTAAACATGTCATGTGGGGATCTGCGTATGTGTCGCCTTGATGCAGCTGGCCATGGAGGTGGCGCCGTGCAAGCCTTTCAGCAACGTGCTGGACACGGTGGAAATTATTACCTGCAGCTTCCTGGTGGACTCGATGGTATCTGATGCTtacatacaaatacacacaatatatgTGTTTTCATATGAGATGACATTTATAataggtgcaaaaaaaataataatatggcaTTTCAAAAGTTGCATTTGGCTATATTTTCAGGGGTGCAGCTCCAAAAATTGCAGATGTGCAAAAACTTTTGATTTAGccattaaaactaataaagacattttgtgGCGTGAAAACCTGAATTTGTCAATATTGAGCAgtttgaatatttgtttctttttaaatgagaTAAGGAGCACATAAAAGAGTTTCTCAGGGTTGTGGCACAGAAAATGTGAGTGGGTGtgaaaaaatttgaattttcaatttcaaaaatTAGAATTtggcactttttaaatttttggaggatgaaaatgaatatacattttttccaatGAGATGACAAAAAGTTTCTTAACGGTGCAGGTCTGTTACCTGTCATCAAATTTTCGTCCAAATTaatatacatttgaaaatgtccCCATTCGCACGTCTCTATTGAATTGAAAAATCACTGATCTGCTAATAATGTGAAATGGCCGTTTTTGGTGCAGAACGTGTTCTGGATGGGTCTGGGCTGCAGCACGCTCTTCCTCATCCCCAGCATCGTGCTCGCCATCAAGCTGGCTAAGTTCTACCGCAGGATGGACACGGAGGACGTTTACGATGAGTGAgtacttttgttttggtttttggttttaaatACACGCTGCTACGGCAGATAAAAAAAGCCgtacctcacacacacacacacacgaaattgggttcaaaatgattattttttaaactgattgTTCCtctttaaccctcctgttatggTTGTTTATTTGGTACACTGAATGTGACTTGcaacatattttattatatcatttaaaaaaaaaatatatatatatattttttttttgggggggggcgggaAATTGGGATTGGAGGGTATTATAAAcacgtttccttttttttttctcagtatttTTCATCAGCATTCAGGGCTAATattttttggtggatttgatatGGCTTATAGTAATACTAAATCaatattactaaaataaatattatataagattttttttcatggtccTATTTtacacccccaccccaaccccctGTAATCCCTGAtccaaataacaataataacaataataataataataataataatggcatatttcatttttttattatttttttgtgaatattagAACAATTATATACACTAatgtactaaaataaatattgacattttgagtgagtagatttttttttcatggtcctATGttgccccccccaacccccagtAATTCTgatcctaataataataataataataataataataataataataataataataataataataatagcagcatttcattttttgattaataATTTGTGGCTGAATATTGGGACAATTAAATGCAcgaatgtactaaaataaatattaacattttgagtgagtagatttttttttcatggtcctATGtcgaccccccccacccccaataatTCTgatcctaataataataataataataataataataataatagcagcatttaattttttgattaataatTTGTTGGTGAATATTGGGACAATTAAATGCACgaatatactaaaataaatattgacattttgagtgagtagatatttttttcatggtcCTATGTTGCCCCCCCAGTAATTctaattctaataataataataataatagtagtagcatttaattattttgattaataattTGATGGTGAATATTGGGACAATTAAATGCACgaatatactaaaataaatattgacattttgagtGAGTAGATATTTTTTCCTATGTTGCCAAAGCTTCTTTTGTTGTACCCTAACTCTTTCTTCCCGCTTTTCTTTCCTCCTTCTTCCTAGTTCCTCCGTTTCCGGGACTTGGCATTTTACTTTGTGATAACCATTTCTACTCTTTTCATCATCCAGCTCATCCTTCATCCtccctttttttgcttttgtcatctcctcctcttcctcttcctcttcctcttcgtcTTGGCACTCGGCACTTTATAAACACTCTGTCTTGGAAGGCATGTTCCTTTTTGTAACctgggggggagggggcaggctacttcctggtgcATTCCATCCAAGAACAttatcgtttttttgtttgttttttttgccacaaaacGACCCATTTCTGCTTTTTTACCATCCAAAGTGTTTACGACTACAAATTCTTGGTGCTGGTTTCTGGGGTGAAAAGTGTCCCTTAACTTTCACTGAAGGGCTCTCGCAATCGCGACCTGACAAACGCTTGACTGTGTCATTGCTGTAAATAATCCAaaagaaaatggccgcccccaatGAAAAGGAACACGACAAGCATGCCATCATGTTTCATCTCACatctttcatgtttttttgttttgtatgcaatgttttgttttcagtatGGAAAGTGGTAATAATGGTTATCATAACGAGCCCCCGCAAGGCATCCTAAACCCCCCCGTGACCAGGTAAACGCGCTGGTTGCTAGTCCGCTGCATGCAATTTGGTGGCGGGAGCACGCTCACGTTGAGATGTAtcttatttgttgttttgaggGTTTCTGTTGATTGATGACAACTGCATCGTTCTATTCAGAGCTTGTGGCTTCATTTTGACTTCTGAGGGATTCAAAAGCTATGCGGCCGACCAACCTTGTAGCACAAAAAAAGTGCACCTGTTGATATTTAAGAAACTATGTGGAAATCTGCATAGCCAATTTATCTTGATTAGtttcagattttatttatttatttattattttttagggaTTATCTTGAACTTTACTGGTTTGGTAAGTTTGACTttatggggggtggggtggaagGTTAAGTGATTCAACTGGCTATTCGGACGACGCATAGCTTTATCCAGCGTGGCCTGCATTTATCTTGGGttgcttaatttgttttgttttttagggttCAACTGACTTTGCATCCAACCACATAGCTTTAACCTTTGGCTACATTTAtctgttctttctttttgggagagagagggggcagagagagagagggagcaagagagggaggagagagggggaggtgagcgagcgagggagggagagagagagaagggcgGAGGAAGggaggagagaaagagagagagaggggggggaggagaggaatggaggagagagggagtgagatggaggagggagggaggagagagcgagaggagagaaagacagagagaggggggagagggcgggaggagagagagaggtagAGGGAGGAGagcaagggagagagagagggagggagggacagagagagagagagaaagagactgAGAGACCGAGACAGAGAGAccgagacagagagagacagacagagagggagggagggagagaga from the Vanacampus margaritifer isolate UIUO_Vmar chromosome 10, RoL_Vmar_1.0, whole genome shotgun sequence genome contains:
- the prom1a gene encoding prominin-1-A isoform X7, translated to MLISESSARATHSACVLAWGLVAERRRRVEDLPSWRRSPQLGGGEERCPIAGSRRFLLSHISTLSPVPAPGRSTLPSSGLMMGKSGTLVLLCMLLGSGELRESEPRRLPPPPAKLDFGYVPAGVYETVAHYEPGPIGILFHMVHTFLCVVQPNDFPQDLLIRLAKDKFGALQTDYQKPENIVLSLQAVYYEVGFLVCAAVGVLFTVLVPMVGLFFCLCRCCDNCGGEMHQRQRKNADCRRGLLGTLLFSTSLVVTIGVLCAYAANQNLSAQVKNIRRLVNSNMRDLHAFANDTPMQIDYLTSQYATAKNQVLYDLENIGPLLGGRIRDTLDKEVNPALDAVLKMTGVKIDKAIKAMRETKEALENVSVSLQVLQEATGKLEFNLSLVRANIKYSLNDRGCHDEESDATSAQLCRGIRQSLEQLHISANFTRLPNVNSQLEKMNDVLKTDLSAVVDKGYTSLNDTPYMVMVQTRAVVDRLQSLVDDIGGNVGNLSKVLPVRNSLSNFTIFISHVHAKIEDQYPEIDKLDFYRWTSCVALCCMLVLVLAFNYLGLLCGTLGYDKHASPTTRGCISNTGGTMLMAGVGFSFIFSWLLMGLLTAIFLLGGNMEKLVCEPFHTKELFKVVDAPYLVNPEWRNFIPGYLYNDSELELTAESLYSTCKENKGIYSALRLDKVFNVSSFLNVTMFTKDVATLLNNVKIDLRGVILLEAEGKQNLLDFSEAGLSETNYADYLEEVNKGVTVVDLLAFAKELEAQTDLMPRGRLQTSLKGHAGTVRQIHSQQVVPMQQAMKYVRARSSLNQSMRFLERTASDLPNKVLAILDAINAAQYLISQNATHLINRESAKYTSTIVGYFHQYAEWVKTALAMEVAPCKPFSNVLDTVEIITCSFLVDSMNVFWMGLGCSTLFLIPSIVLAIKLAKFYRRMDTEDVYDDCHELHWN